One window of the Terriglobia bacterium genome contains the following:
- a CDS encoding VOC family protein, which translates to MKLSITTFLMFDGKAEEAINFYISLFPDSGILSIDRYASGEGAPEGSVKTARVKLAGQTLQFFNSPMKHGFTFTPAISLFVECDSEADIERLFNNLSQDGQVLMPLNAYPFSTKFGWCNDRFGVSWQLNFIRS; encoded by the coding sequence ATGAAGCTGAGCATCACGACATTTCTCATGTTCGATGGCAAGGCCGAAGAAGCCATCAACTTCTATATTTCACTTTTCCCCGATTCCGGCATTCTTTCTATCGATCGCTACGCTTCGGGCGAGGGAGCCCCCGAAGGCTCCGTCAAGACGGCGCGCGTCAAGTTGGCCGGGCAGACTTTGCAATTCTTTAACAGCCCCATGAAGCATGGCTTCACCTTCACTCCGGCCATCTCCTTGTTCGTCGAGTGCGACAGCGAAGCCGACATCGAGCGACTCTTCAACAATCTCTCGCAGGATGGCCAGGTCCTGATGCCTTTGAATGCATATCCTTTCAGCACGAAGTTCGGCTGGTGCAACGACCGCTTCGGAGTCTCCTGGCAACTCAATTTCATTCGCAGCTGA
- a CDS encoding GntR family transcriptional regulator, with the protein MLSQTLDRQSVVPLYYQIRQSLLDRIRSEELKPGDAVPSEQAISAQFGVSRMTVRQALKSLADLGVIYSRRGKGTFVAGNKLEKSFRQVLSFTEEMAARGARPSSRVLRFRVEPADQIAADVLHVPVGEKLISLKRLRLADSVPMGIEWSRIPLRLCPDIQKTFQSKSSLYQLLSQRYGIKVAVTDEVAEAGVADPEQARLLQIPRRSPVLLFSRISYVESGNAVEYVVSVYRGDRYKIVNRLITQK; encoded by the coding sequence GTGCTGTCGCAGACGCTAGACCGGCAAAGTGTCGTCCCGCTCTATTACCAGATTCGCCAATCGCTGCTCGATCGAATCCGCTCGGAGGAACTGAAACCGGGCGATGCTGTTCCTTCAGAACAGGCGATCTCGGCGCAGTTCGGTGTGAGCCGGATGACGGTTCGGCAGGCGCTGAAGTCCCTTGCCGATCTCGGGGTGATTTACAGCCGCCGGGGCAAGGGAACATTCGTCGCCGGCAACAAGTTGGAAAAGAGTTTTCGCCAGGTCCTCTCGTTTACCGAGGAGATGGCGGCGCGAGGGGCAAGGCCAAGTTCGCGAGTTCTCCGGTTCCGAGTTGAACCCGCCGACCAGATAGCGGCGGATGTCCTTCACGTTCCGGTCGGGGAGAAACTGATCAGCCTCAAGCGGCTGCGTCTCGCCGATTCCGTCCCGATGGGCATTGAGTGGAGCCGGATTCCCCTGCGTCTTTGCCCGGATATACAGAAGACCTTTCAGTCAAAGAGTTCGTTGTACCAGTTGTTAAGTCAGCGTTACGGGATCAAGGTCGCGGTGACAGATGAAGTTGCCGAGGCCGGCGTCGCGGACCCGGAGCAGGCTCGCCTGCTGCAGATCCCGCGGCGCTCGCCGGTGCTTTTGTTTTCCAGGATTTCTTATGTCGAAAGCGGAAATGCAGTGGAGTACGTAGTTTCGGTCTACCGAGGCGACCGATACAAGATCGTGAACCGCCTTATCACCCAGAAATGA
- a CDS encoding carboxypeptidase-like regulatory domain-containing protein — MNCRKLWNLPLSIVAIVVLATSIAAFGQQITGDIRGIVTDPSGAVVPGAKVEIKNTDQNAVLRTLKTGSDGSYVGTYLPVGNYQITVTAQGFQTVSINKIVLNVNDRRVVDVPLKVGSSSQTVDVRESAVQVNLDSSTSEGLINGTQISQLSVLSRSFVQLVTLMPGVSQNMASDQFYVGASNPTGLSNQINIVVNGSRPSQNSWLIDGAEDLNRGSNLTLYSYPSMDSIAEFKVLRSNYLPEHGRTSAGEVSVVTKGGTNQFHGSAYEFFRNDVLNANDWFNKQNEFKYNQPNKRPPMRWNDWGFTLGGPIQKDKTFFFYSQEWRHLITSTAASRSGQLPTAAEMAGTLPIPVCVAYDANNVCTATGTTIANIDPVAAGYIKDIYSKLPASTASNGSITTVGRNRYYYREEAVRVDHNFGQKLNVFARYNDDSIPTQEPFGLYTGLVLPGVATTQSNTPAHMFSAHATATLSSTLLDDGGYTYSWGGITSTPIGTMAIANSPDINPTLPFPTTSAIVPLLSFQNGQGLTGFGPYRDYDKDQSIFDTLSWNLGRHALKFGATFNLYNHDENTNNYPSYTISQSNGCAANPPDVCTAANNTFEQNWANFLLGRAYSFSEAQNTVTYLFSQKSFEFFGQDEWRLRPNLTVDYGLRVTFLGGPQSTNNLISTFDPKLYNAANAPAIDPATGKYLSAVDPRTLPGYIQAGKNSPYGQALEATQHGIAPRFGFAWDPTGSGKMSIRGGFGLFYGLNSIDNQLYHQTTNPGISPAATSFSDTSLSNPTGPTGGSATTTVLPPYIYGPNPNFWKLPYTEMFNLDLQRQFGRGMMFDIGYAGNLGRHLMGGIDVNMPKPLAFQSIPGYCALHNDAECYFHAHDWRMLNYVRPYQGYDAINEWTSAFTSSYNGLQAQFTKQFTDDSQIVVNYTWSHNLTDASENFRGAENSYNLKRDWGNSIFDRRHVFSASYVYYLPFYKSQQGFLGHALGGWEVSGVVYLNTGIHYDFTTVSCNEDYVGLGTCGYTWAGDPPDQIADPNSGAPHQWNQWFNPAAFAYVGCDASNPKCTPAMPPLRQGNARRGQVVGPGIHRWDASVFKNFKIGERVDTQFRAEFFNALNNVNFALGTPATGLSTSLNSGLYNQILNARDPRNIQFALKVSF; from the coding sequence ATGAATTGCAGAAAACTTTGGAACCTTCCACTGTCGATCGTGGCGATTGTGGTTTTAGCAACATCAATCGCTGCCTTCGGCCAGCAGATAACTGGGGATATCCGAGGTATCGTGACCGATCCCTCCGGCGCGGTAGTTCCCGGCGCGAAGGTGGAGATCAAGAACACCGATCAGAACGCTGTGCTTCGCACCCTCAAGACCGGAAGCGACGGTTCCTATGTCGGAACTTATCTTCCCGTCGGAAATTATCAAATCACGGTTACGGCTCAAGGATTTCAGACCGTCAGTATTAACAAGATCGTTCTAAACGTGAACGACCGGCGCGTGGTAGACGTTCCCTTGAAGGTCGGCTCATCGAGTCAGACCGTCGACGTCCGCGAGAGCGCCGTCCAGGTAAACCTGGACTCCTCCACATCCGAAGGACTTATCAATGGAACGCAGATAAGCCAGTTATCGGTGCTGTCGCGCAGCTTTGTTCAGTTGGTAACGCTGATGCCAGGTGTGTCGCAGAATATGGCGAGCGATCAGTTTTATGTCGGAGCCAGCAACCCGACCGGCTTGTCGAACCAGATCAACATCGTGGTGAACGGCAGTCGTCCTTCGCAGAACAGTTGGCTCATCGATGGCGCCGAGGACCTGAACCGCGGCTCCAACCTGACGCTCTACTCGTATCCGAGTATGGATTCGATCGCCGAATTCAAGGTTTTGCGCTCCAATTACCTCCCGGAGCACGGGCGCACTTCCGCCGGAGAAGTCAGCGTGGTCACGAAGGGCGGAACGAACCAGTTCCATGGTTCGGCCTACGAGTTCTTCCGCAATGACGTGCTGAACGCCAATGATTGGTTCAACAAACAGAACGAATTCAAATACAACCAGCCGAATAAGAGGCCTCCGATGCGCTGGAATGATTGGGGCTTCACCTTGGGCGGCCCCATCCAGAAAGACAAGACCTTCTTCTTCTACTCACAGGAGTGGCGCCATTTAATAACTTCCACCGCGGCATCAAGAAGCGGTCAACTCCCGACCGCTGCCGAAATGGCCGGAACTCTTCCCATTCCTGTTTGCGTCGCCTACGATGCTAACAACGTATGCACCGCAACCGGCACTACGATCGCCAACATCGACCCTGTTGCGGCCGGTTACATCAAGGACATTTACAGCAAGTTGCCGGCATCCACTGCCTCCAACGGCTCGATTACGACTGTCGGCCGCAACCGCTACTACTATCGGGAAGAGGCAGTACGTGTAGACCACAACTTCGGCCAGAAGTTAAATGTTTTTGCCCGGTACAACGACGACTCCATTCCTACTCAGGAGCCTTTCGGTCTTTACACCGGCTTGGTTTTGCCGGGTGTCGCAACCACCCAGAGCAATACGCCGGCACACATGTTCTCCGCGCACGCCACCGCAACCCTCTCTTCGACGCTACTTGACGATGGCGGTTACACCTACTCGTGGGGCGGTATAACCAGCACTCCGATCGGAACCATGGCGATTGCAAACTCGCCTGACATCAACCCGACATTGCCTTTCCCAACAACTTCCGCGATCGTGCCTCTTCTTAGTTTTCAGAATGGCCAAGGTCTTACCGGATTCGGGCCATACCGCGATTACGACAAGGACCAGAGCATTTTCGACACGCTTTCGTGGAACCTCGGCCGGCACGCGCTGAAGTTCGGAGCAACATTCAACCTTTATAATCACGACGAGAATACGAACAACTACCCGAGTTACACCATCAGCCAGTCGAATGGATGCGCGGCCAATCCGCCAGACGTCTGCACGGCGGCAAACAACACTTTCGAGCAGAACTGGGCGAACTTCCTCCTGGGCCGGGCGTACTCCTTCTCGGAGGCGCAAAATACTGTGACCTATCTCTTCTCGCAGAAGTCGTTCGAGTTCTTTGGCCAGGACGAATGGCGCCTCAGGCCGAATCTGACGGTCGATTACGGACTACGTGTAACATTCCTGGGCGGCCCCCAGTCAACCAATAACCTGATCAGCACGTTCGATCCGAAGCTCTATAACGCGGCGAACGCACCCGCGATCGATCCGGCAACCGGAAAATACCTGTCGGCTGTCGACCCGAGAACTCTGCCCGGTTACATCCAGGCGGGTAAAAACTCGCCCTACGGACAGGCGCTCGAGGCCACCCAGCACGGCATAGCACCGCGCTTCGGGTTCGCGTGGGATCCCACAGGCAGCGGGAAAATGAGTATTCGCGGTGGATTCGGCCTGTTCTACGGTCTGAACTCCATCGACAACCAGCTCTACCACCAGACTACGAATCCGGGCATTTCGCCGGCAGCAACCAGTTTCTCCGATACGAGTCTTTCGAACCCGACTGGGCCCACGGGCGGCAGCGCAACCACGACCGTGCTTCCCCCTTACATCTACGGGCCGAATCCGAACTTCTGGAAGTTACCGTATACCGAGATGTTCAACCTCGACCTGCAACGCCAGTTCGGTCGCGGCATGATGTTTGACATCGGCTATGCAGGGAACCTCGGACGCCACCTCATGGGCGGCATCGACGTCAACATGCCTAAGCCGCTGGCGTTCCAGAGTATTCCGGGCTATTGCGCGTTGCACAACGACGCCGAGTGTTACTTCCATGCCCATGATTGGAGAATGCTAAATTACGTTCGCCCCTACCAGGGCTATGACGCTATCAATGAGTGGACCTCCGCCTTCACGTCCAGCTACAACGGATTGCAGGCTCAGTTCACGAAACAGTTCACCGACGACTCGCAGATCGTCGTGAACTACACCTGGTCGCACAACCTGACCGATGCTTCGGAGAACTTCCGCGGTGCCGAAAACAGCTACAACCTGAAGCGTGATTGGGGCAACTCGATCTTCGACCGCCGCCACGTTTTCAGCGCCAGCTACGTGTACTACCTGCCCTTCTACAAGAGCCAGCAGGGATTCCTGGGACACGCGCTGGGTGGATGGGAAGTCTCCGGAGTGGTTTACCTGAACACCGGAATCCACTACGACTTCACCACTGTTAGTTGTAACGAGGACTACGTCGGTCTCGGAACCTGCGGTTACACTTGGGCCGGTGATCCTCCGGACCAGATCGCCGATCCGAACTCGGGAGCTCCTCATCAGTGGAACCAGTGGTTTAACCCGGCTGCGTTCGCCTACGTCGGATGCGATGCTTCTAACCCGAAGTGCACTCCTGCCATGCCGCCGTTGCGGCAAGGAAATGCGCGGCGTGGGCAGGTCGTCGGGCCCGGCATCCATCGTTGGGACGCTTCGGTTTTCAAGAACTTTAAGATCGGCGAGCGTGTCGATACGCAGTTCCGCGCCGAATTCTTCAACGCGCTCAACAACGTCAACTTCGCCCTCGGTACTCCGGCAACTGGCCTGAGCACGAGCCTGAACAGCGGCCTGTACAACCAGATCCTCAACGCGCGTGATCCACGTAACATTCAGTTTGCGTTGAAGGTCAGCTTCTAG
- the purB gene encoding adenylosuccinate lyase translates to MIARYTRAEMGRIWSDENKFRTWLAVEVAATETLAEAGLVPASAAQAIRTKGDFDLKRINEIEAEVKHDVIAFTTAVAEKVGPESRWLHYGLTSNDVVDTAQALLVNQASAILAADIEKLVDVLKRRAFEFQHTPQIGRTHGIHAEPITFGLKLANWYSEMGRNLERFRMAAEQMRVGKLSGAVGNAAHLEPEYEEKICERLGLNVAAVSSQVIQRDRHAFYVATLAVIASTLDKIATEIRHLQRTEVREAEEFFSEKQKGSSAMPHKRNPVTLEQISGLARVVRSNAQAAFENVALWHERDISHSSVERVILPDSTILLDYMLAKTTNLIDTMLVYPERMLRNLNSTGGLVFSGQLLLDLVEAGVSREDAYRIVQRNAMRAWKEEANFRDLVLNDPDIAGKVKRETIENAFDLQRQLRNVDKIFKRVFES, encoded by the coding sequence TTGATAGCCCGCTATACACGTGCTGAGATGGGCCGTATTTGGAGCGATGAGAATAAGTTTCGCACCTGGCTGGCGGTGGAGGTAGCCGCCACGGAGACGCTCGCCGAGGCAGGATTGGTACCGGCGTCGGCTGCGCAGGCGATCCGTACCAAAGGCGATTTCGATCTAAAGCGCATCAACGAAATCGAGGCCGAGGTGAAGCACGATGTCATCGCTTTCACAACCGCGGTCGCCGAGAAAGTCGGGCCCGAATCGCGCTGGCTGCACTACGGGCTGACATCGAATGATGTGGTCGATACGGCGCAGGCACTGCTCGTCAATCAGGCTTCGGCCATTCTCGCCGCCGACATCGAGAAGCTGGTCGATGTCCTGAAGCGGCGAGCGTTCGAGTTCCAGCACACCCCGCAGATCGGGCGCACGCATGGAATCCATGCCGAGCCGATTACGTTCGGACTGAAGCTGGCGAACTGGTATTCGGAGATGGGGCGAAACCTCGAGCGGTTCCGAATGGCGGCGGAACAGATGCGCGTCGGCAAGCTCTCGGGCGCTGTGGGCAACGCAGCGCACCTTGAACCGGAGTACGAGGAGAAGATTTGCGAGCGACTTGGACTGAACGTCGCGGCGGTCTCATCCCAGGTGATTCAGCGCGACCGGCATGCGTTCTATGTCGCGACGCTGGCGGTGATTGCCTCGACGCTGGACAAGATCGCGACCGAGATCCGGCACTTGCAAAGAACAGAAGTCCGCGAGGCGGAAGAGTTCTTCAGCGAGAAGCAGAAGGGCTCCAGCGCGATGCCGCACAAACGCAATCCGGTGACGCTGGAACAGATCAGCGGCCTGGCGCGGGTGGTGCGGTCGAACGCGCAGGCGGCATTTGAGAACGTGGCACTGTGGCACGAGCGCGACATCTCGCATTCATCGGTGGAGCGCGTCATTCTGCCGGATTCAACGATCCTGCTCGACTACATGCTGGCCAAGACGACGAACCTGATCGATACAATGCTCGTTTATCCAGAACGTATGTTGCGGAACCTCAACTCGACCGGCGGATTGGTCTTCAGCGGACAATTGCTGCTGGACCTGGTGGAAGCCGGCGTCTCACGCGAGGACGCCTACCGTATCGTTCAGCGGAACGCGATGCGAGCGTGGAAGGAAGAGGCCAACTTCCGCGACCTTGTCCTGAACGATCCGGATATCGCCGGCAAGGTGAAGCGCGAGACGATTGAGAATGCGTTCGACCTGCAACGGCAGTTAAGGAACGTAGATAAGATTTTCAAGAGAGTATTTGAAAGCTAA
- a CDS encoding FtsX-like permease family protein, with the protein MSFELFVATRYLRAKRRQAVISIITVISIIGVTAGVASLIIALAINNGFRKDLQDRLLGSTSHVNLERIQNDGIRDWRPLLDRLQKLPHVVAASPAIYEQVLISRGARAKGAMLKGIVPWRERRVSELLQDVKLGSVQPLIDSQERATPSEPKGPEVNNPSSLEGAEERYNSLPPIILGKDMADDLGATVGSVVLVTSPQGELTPFGIVPKYERFKVVGILESGFYDYDAAWGLISLADAQRLFGEGNLISVIEFKVDDIYKAAQIGDEIVKAAGKGFDATNWMEMNKALFRALRLERLVTFITIGLIVFVAALNILISLIMMVMEKTKDIAVLVSMGAKPGQIRRIFMFQGVLIGVVGTILGLAVGYAASFLAGHYRLISLSAEVYSIDYVPFAPRLSDGILVACVALFVSFVATLYPARAAAKVFPAEALRYE; encoded by the coding sequence ATGTCTTTTGAGCTTTTCGTCGCAACCCGATATCTTCGCGCCAAGCGCCGCCAGGCCGTTATCTCAATCATCACCGTGATCTCCATTATCGGAGTGACCGCCGGTGTGGCCTCGCTGATCATCGCGCTAGCCATCAATAACGGGTTTCGCAAGGATCTGCAGGACCGCCTGCTCGGCTCCACCTCGCACGTCAATCTGGAACGCATCCAGAACGACGGCATTCGCGACTGGCGCCCGCTGCTCGATCGCCTCCAAAAGCTGCCGCACGTTGTCGCCGCATCGCCCGCAATTTATGAGCAGGTGCTGATTTCGCGTGGCGCTCGCGCCAAGGGAGCCATGCTGAAAGGAATTGTCCCCTGGCGAGAGCGGCGCGTCAGCGAACTCCTGCAGGACGTCAAACTCGGCTCCGTGCAGCCACTTATCGACTCCCAGGAACGAGCGACCCCCTCCGAACCCAAAGGTCCCGAGGTGAACAATCCTTCGTCGCTGGAAGGCGCCGAGGAGCGCTACAACAGCCTGCCGCCAATCATTCTCGGCAAGGATATGGCCGACGACCTCGGGGCCACGGTCGGTTCCGTCGTACTCGTCACTTCGCCGCAAGGCGAACTCACGCCCTTCGGAATCGTCCCCAAGTACGAGCGCTTCAAGGTCGTCGGAATCCTCGAATCCGGTTTCTACGATTATGATGCCGCCTGGGGACTGATTTCGCTCGCCGACGCCCAGCGCCTCTTCGGTGAAGGGAACCTCATCAGCGTCATCGAGTTCAAGGTCGACGACATCTACAAGGCGGCGCAAATCGGAGACGAGATCGTGAAGGCCGCCGGCAAGGGCTTCGACGCCACGAACTGGATGGAAATGAACAAGGCGCTGTTCCGCGCACTCCGCCTGGAACGCCTCGTAACCTTCATTACTATTGGACTGATCGTTTTCGTGGCCGCGCTGAACATCCTCATTTCTTTAATCATGATGGTAATGGAGAAGACCAAGGACATCGCCGTCCTTGTCTCGATGGGCGCCAAACCCGGGCAGATCCGCCGCATTTTCATGTTCCAGGGCGTCCTCATCGGCGTTGTCGGAACCATCCTCGGGCTTGCCGTCGGATACGCAGCCAGTTTCCTGGCGGGACACTACCGGCTCATTTCACTCTCCGCCGAGGTCTATTCCATCGATTACGTGCCCTTCGCGCCGCGACTGAGCGACGGCATTCTCGTCGCGTGCGTTGCACTGTTCGTTTCGTTTGTTGCGACGCTCTATCCCGCGCGCGCTGCCGCCAAGGTCTTTCCGGCCGAAGCCCTCCGTTACGAATAG
- a CDS encoding GntR family transcriptional regulator, protein MSSHTLDRQSVVPLYYQIRQSLLDQIRSEELKPGDAVPSEQAISAQFGVSRMTVRQALKSLADLGVIYSRRGKGTFVAGHKLEKSFRQVLSFTEEMAARGARASSRVLRFRVEPADQTVADVLHVPEGEKLVSLKRLRLADSVPMGIEWSRIPQKLCPDLRDTFDPRSSLYQLLSQRYGIKVAVTDEVAEAGVADPEQSRLLQIPRRSPVLLFSRISYVESGKPVEYVVSVYRGDRYKIVNRLITQK, encoded by the coding sequence ATGTCGTCCCACACGCTAGATCGGCAGAGCGTCGTCCCGCTCTATTACCAGATCCGCCAGTCCCTGCTCGACCAGATTCGGTCGGAGGAACTAAAGCCGGGCGATGCCGTGCCTTCCGAGCAGGCCATCTCGGCGCAGTTCGGGGTGAGCCGGATGACGGTGCGGCAGGCGCTGAAGTCTCTTGCCGATTTAGGCGTGATTTATAGCCGTCGCGGCAAGGGAACATTTGTCGCCGGCCACAAGCTGGAGAAAAGTTTCCGCCAGGTCCTCTCCTTCACCGAGGAGATGGCGGCGAGAGGGGCCAGGGCAAGTTCGCGAGTTCTGCGGTTCCGAGTCGAGCCCGCCGACCAGACAGTGGCGGATGTCCTGCATGTCCCTGAAGGCGAGAAGTTGGTCAGCCTCAAGAGGCTGCGCCTCGCCGATTCGGTTCCGATGGGCATTGAGTGGAGCCGCATTCCGCAGAAGCTGTGCCCGGATTTGCGTGACACCTTCGACCCACGGAGTTCGTTGTACCAGTTGTTAAGCCAGCGTTATGGAATCAAGGTCGCGGTGACGGATGAAGTCGCCGAGGCCGGTGTCGCGGACCCGGAGCAGTCACGCCTGCTGCAGATACCGCGGCGCTCGCCGGTGCTTTTGTTTTCCAGGATTTCGTATGTCGAAAGTGGAAAGCCAGTGGAGTACGTAGTTTCGGTTTACCGGGGCGACCGATACAAGATCGTCAATCGCCTCATTACCCAGAAATGA